ACGCTTGGAACGATCGGATTCGGCGTCGGTTTCATCGGCGGGTTGCTCGGTGTCGGTGGTCCCGTAATCGGCGTTCCCATTCTGGTACTCCTCGGAGTGCCGATGCTTACGGCACTAGCGGTCGCACAGGTTCAGTCAATATTCATCTCCGGCTTCGCGACGGCTGGCTACTTCCTCGGAGACGCGGTCTCGATCCCGATCGCGATCCTTGTTGGAGTTCCACAATTGATCGGTGTCGTCGTCGGGTGGCGGGTTGCCCACTTGGTTGCAGAGGGACGACTTCGGATCGCCCTCGGCGTGGTCCTTCTGTTGATATCCCCAGTGATTGCGCTGTAACGATCTACCTTCGGTTAAAGCTGCGAGTGACGAATTGCCGAGACTCAAGTCCTGACCGAGACGGTTTCAACCGGCCGAATTCAGAGGGATAATCGTAGCCACCCGGATCCCTCAGGCACAGATCTCACTGGTGTCGTTCGATCCGTGATCGAGGAACTACGAACTCCTACGATGATCCCTATCAGTTGGAGCACCGCCGAAAGAAAAGGATGCCTCGAAGGTTCGTTCTTCGGATGGCTTCCCGGGCGCTGCGCCAGCGTTTACGTATAATTTCTTCTCGTCCGGACGCACGATCACATCGGGTTCGTGCATCGTAGAGAAAAAGAGACACCTGAGTACCCCATCCGACGTGTTCTCAACCGCGTGTGCTCCCGCCTCACCGACCGGAAACGCGACGTAATCCCCCGGCCCGATTACGTTGTTCCCTTCAGGGGTTCTGAGGGTTCCTCTTCCTTCAATAACGTACAACGCTTCCTCATTGGCAAGGTGATAGTGATAATTTGCTGGACAACCACCGGGTTGAATCTTTTCGAGCGTACAGCCGAGATGGGTTCCACCCGTCTCCCGCGCGAGGCGTTTCCATCGTCCACCGTCCTCGTCTTCTCCCGTCCAATTTGAGTCGTTTATGTTGACGATCCGTGAATTGTTCTCGCTGTCACTCATACATTGAATACGTCGTATTGCTATATTTCGGTATCTATATTCACACTAGTGACCAATTCTGACAGTATTGTTCCGCCGTTCTGGGTATTGAAACAGACGTTCACTTTGCACGTTCACTGAACGGCTGGTTCAACGAGTTCAGCGTGAACAAAAGACAGCCTCGCTGCTGACTACAGCCTCTGATCTTGCACGTCATTTCTGTCACGCTCTGAGGGTTCCAACAAAGTCAGATCGTCTTTAAT
This region of Halalkalicoccus sp. CGA53 genomic DNA includes:
- a CDS encoding cupin domain-containing protein; amino-acid sequence: MSDSENNSRIVNINDSNWTGEDEDGGRWKRLARETGGTHLGCTLEKIQPGGCPANYHYHLANEEALYVIEGRGTLRTPEGNNVIGPGDYVAFPVGEAGAHAVENTSDGVLRCLFFSTMHEPDVIVRPDEKKLYVNAGAAPGKPSEERTFEASFSFGGAPTDRDHRRSS